One segment of Asterias rubens chromosome 2, eAstRub1.3, whole genome shotgun sequence DNA contains the following:
- the LOC117304443 gene encoding caspase-2-like, giving the protein MAQGRIQGSLSALGISPYRGNSYDLRVDLNYRNLQKLPSDLFSISELQWLNLNVNRMKDLPADLARLSKLKWLYLENNSFERCPDVVCQLPDLVRLYFSCNSLSYLPGEISNLRNLRWLDLSDNQFTEFPAVLCGGSLTFLEKLFLDSNKITYLPSEIASMKTLKLLWLNDNKLEWLPQALCELTELEELQVKNNPMRNLPMFIASKLTALKVFEWEGCPLIQQLSEACQKGLPGVVEHQSQLHKKAEQKVVVHIRADVDGGSKRPCYRMRFRPRGVAMIIDNFCTLETGEFLNGEESRCSSSDGIEFPKVEDSTDRLRSVLIKLGFNVRIMRGLMSLDIISALRFLSLEDHSYFDCVIVCILSHGSQGKIVGPDGIAVDVLQLTDIFSRENCPTLADKPKLFFLQILESDAKGGRSPRGDAPAAAAAAEVRQDHNVSMIPDDYDFLLTFALIPRGSMSESLRSVYHLYVGVLFNMLETFARKLNLLDVMTTVHGEVKKRRIRRANSKESWLQIAPEIQTTLRYNLYLSIG; this is encoded by the exons ATGGCACAGGGGCGCATCCAGGGCTCACTATCGGCCCTTGGTATCTCCCCTTATCGCGGAAACTCATACGATCTCCGCGTAGACCTCAACTATCGCAATCTCCAAAAGCTGCCGTCGGATTTATTCAGTATCAGCGAGCTGCAGTGGCTGAACCTCAATGTGAACAGAATGAAAGACCTCCCTGCCGACTTGGCACGTCTCAGCAAGCTCAAGTGGCTGTACTTAGAGAACAACTCCTTCGAGAGGTGTCCAGACGTTGTCTGCCAGCTTCCCGACCTTGTCAGGCTCTACTTCAGCTGTAACTCACTGTCCTACCTCCCGGGTGAGATCAGTAACTTGAGAAATCTGAGGTGGTTGGATCTCTCGGATAACCAGTTCACTGAGTTCCCAGCGGTGCTCTGCGGTGGATCACTGACCTTCCTTGAGAAACTATTTCTTGACAGCAATAAAATCACCTACCTACCTAGCGAGATCGCTTCTATGAAGACGCTGAAGCTGCTGTGGCTCAACGACAACAAACTGGAGTGGCTACCACAGGCTCTATGCGAGCTTACCGAGCTGGAGGAGCTACAGGTGAAGAACAACCCCATGCGGAACCTTCCTATGTTTATAGCCAGCAAATTAACTGCCCTCAAGGTGTTTGAATGGGAAGGCTGTCCACTGATCCAACAGCTATCGGAAGCTTGTCAAAAGGGTCTTCCAGGAGTTGTTGAACACCAGTCCCAGCTTCATAAGAAAGCTGAGCAGAAGGTTGTTGTTCATATCAGAGCAGATGTTGATGGGGGCAGCAAGCGGCCGTGCTATCGTATGAGGTTTAGGCCAAGGGGAGTTGCAATGATTATTGATAACTTTTGCACCTTAGAGACTGGAGAATTCTTAAATGGAGAGGAGTCGAGGTGTTCCTCCAGTGATGGAATAGAATTTCCAAAAGTCGAAGACAGTACAG ATCGTTTACGCAGCGTCCTGATCAAGCTAGGATTCAACGTTCGCATCATGCGGGGCCTGATGTCCCTGGACATCATCTCAGCTCTACGCTTCCTTAGTCTAGAGGACCACTCCTACTTCGATTGCGTCATCGTCTGCATCCTCTCTCATGGGTCCCAAGGCAAAATCGTCGGTCCAGACGGCATCGCCGTCGACGTTCTCCAACTGACGGACATCTTCTCTCGTGAAAACTGCCCCACACTGGCCGACAAGCCCAAGCTGTTTTTCTTGCAGATCCTTGAGAGCGACGCCAAGGGTGGCCGATCTCCAAGAGGTGACGccccagcagcagcagcagcagcagaggTCAGGCAAGATCACAATGTAAGCATGATTCCAGATGACTATGACTTCCTATTGACCTTTGCCCTGATCCCCAGAGGGTCAATGAGTGAATCTCTTCGGAGTGTCTACCACCTCTACGTCGGGGTGCTCTTTAATATGCTGGAGACTTTTGCTAGGAAGCTCAACCTACTTGACGTGATGACGACGGTACACGGAGAGGTCAAAAAGCGAAGGATACGACGGGCAAACTCCAAAGAATCCTGGCTGCAAATCGCACCTGAGATACAGACTACTTTGAGATACAACCTGTACTTGAGTATTGGGTGA